A single region of the Camelus ferus isolate YT-003-E chromosome 2, BCGSAC_Cfer_1.0, whole genome shotgun sequence genome encodes:
- the TACC3 gene encoding transforming acidic coiled-coil-containing protein 3 isoform X5: MSLHIFSDKNVTDDKSTENCDFLFSPLEVTGRLPVLRLSQKENVPPKSTAKAVKVTFQTPLRDPQTHRILSPSMSSKLEVFLALGDTPGLENSHQVWTQKENQQFTQETETRTTNGILQKPAVEGANLPPGFVRPASEDRLPSGPACAGLGPSSFPQMPESVENQVASSGQVSSSPEQAWEEHVHSHSSEESVASTPKILEHPPGMASQDTDRAEDPCSLPGENPDAVPASRVGAAPAPGTPPGGAHAGEPHTDLPGEGPGGPEATAPAGPVEAGGAPAPSAQSEEGRGQEASSLRSGPVRLEFDFPDDATSKKPPPLRKRGTAPGLKPPSRRPEMRQEKATMAAGEGPDPPPRGSGSLDGDKLDDPDFNPCGGDREAWPPEHPQSRPAGPAAAEDSSPSQQVLSASADDTPGVQSPAGTTGAASEEGSSGSSGAPAPTSSPSTESVTAPADPAPPAPQGLEPALDLTGEHFRDPTEVLGTGAEVDYLEQFGASSQFKESALRKQSLYLKFDPLLQDSPRRPVPAAPETSSARGVDTPSSGSPPEAKLVELDFLGTPGVPALGPIPCDLGPGGPLLPVGPIVDVLQYSQRDLDTAVEATQKENEALRSQCAELHTRILEMGKIMDGFEGTVYQAMEEAQKQKELARVEIQKVLKEKDQLTADLHSMEKSFSDLFKRFEKQKEVIEGYRANEESLKQCVEGYIGRIEKEGQRYQALKAHAEEKLQLANEEIAQVRSKAQAEALALQAVLRKEQMRVHSLEKVVEQKTKENDELTRICDDLISKMEKI, encoded by the exons ATGAGTCTGCACATCTTCAGTGACAAGAATGTCACTGATGACAAAAGCACAGAGAACTGTGACTTCCTGTTTTCACCACTGGAAGTTACCGGAAGGTTGCCTGTACTCCGTCTGTCACAGAAAGAAAATGTGCCACCCAAGAGCACAGCCAAAGCAGTGAAG gTGACTTTTCAGACACCTCTGCGGGATCCACAGACACACAGGATTTTAAGTCCCAGCATGAGCAGCAAACTTGAAGTTTTTTTAGCTCTGGGCGACACCCCTGGATTAGAAAACTCCCACCAAGTCTGGACCCAGAAGGAGAA CCAACAGTTTACCCAGGAAACAGAGACCAGAACAACTAATGGAATTCTGCAGAAGCCAGCAGTGGAGGGGGCCAACCTTCCTCCAGGGTTCGTGAGACCAGCATCTGAAGACAGGCTTCCCAGTGGGCCCGCCTGTGCCGGTCTGGGTCCCTCAAGCTTCCCTCAAATGCCAGAAAGTGTTGAAAACCAAGTGGCATCTTCAGGACAAGTGTCGAGCAGCCCTGAACAAGCTTGGGAGGAGCACGTCCATTCTCATTCCTCAGAGGAAAGTGTTGCATCCACCCCCAAGATTCTAGAACACCCTCCCGGGATGGCGTCCCAAGACACAGACAGAGCAGAGGACCCGTGTAGCCTCCCAGGAGAAAACCCGGACGCGGTTCCTGCTTCCCGCGTGGGGGCTGCTCCAGCTCCCGGTACTCCCCCCGGAGGAGCCCACGCAGGGGAGCCCCACACAGACCTGCCTGGCGAGGGCCCCGGGGGCCCCGAGGCCACTGCCCCTGCCGGCCCTGTGGAGGCTGGAGgggccccagcccccagtgctcagagtgaggagggcaggggccaggaggCCAGCTCTTTGAGAAGCGGGCCTGTGAGGCTAGAATTTGACTTCCCTGATGATGCCACCAGCAAAAAGCCACCTCCGCTGAGGAAACGAGGGACGGCCCCAGGTCTCAAACCGCCCTCAAGGAGACCAGAGATGAGGCAGGAAAAGGCCACCATGGCTGCGGGTGAGGGTCCTGATCCCCCTCCACGAGGGTCTGGCAGCCTGGATGGGGACAAGCTGGATGACCCAGACTTTAACCCATGTGGAGGTGACAGAGAGGCCTGGCCCCCGGAGCACCCCCAGAGCAGGCCAGCCGGGCCTGCAGCCGCAGAGGACTCATCACCAAGCCA GCAGGTGCTTTCAGCCTCAGCAGATGACACACCTGGGGTACAGAGCCCAGCAGGGACCACAGGAGCTGCAAGTGAG GAGGGATCCTCAGGCTCTTCGGGTGCACCAGCTCCCACTAGCAGCCCGAGCACTGAGTCAGTGACCGCGCCTGCCGACCCCGCGCCCCCTGCCCCTCAGGGCCTGGAGCCCGCCTTGGACCTGACTGGGGAGCACTTCCGAGACCCCACTGAGG TTCTAGGCACGGGGGCTGAAGTCGACTACCTGGAGCAGTTTGGGGCTTCCTCG CAGTTTAAGGAGTCAGCCCTGAGGAAGCAGTCCTTGTACCTCAAGTTCGACCCGCTCCTGCAGGACAGCCCTCGGAGACCGGTGCCCGCAGCCCCTGAGACCAGCAG CGCACGGGGTGTGGACACGCCTTCCTCGGGAAGCCCCCCCGAGGCGAAGCTGGTGGAACTGGACTTCCTCGGCACCCCGGGTGTTCCC GCACTTGGCCCGATTCCATGTGACCTCGGGCCCGGGGGCCCGCTGTTGCCCGTGGGGCCCATTGTGGACGTGCTGCAGTACAGCCAGAGGGACCTGGACACAGCG GTGGAAGCAACACAGAAGGAGAACGAGGCACTGAGGAGCCAGTGCGCCGAGCTCCACACCAGGATCCTGGAGATGGG GAAGATCATGGATGGGTTTGAGGGGACCGTGTATCAAGCGATGG AGGAGGCTCAGAAACAGAAGGAACTTGCCAGAGTTGAGATCCAGAAGGTTCTGAAGGAAAAGGACCAGCTTACTGCAGACTTGCACTCCATGGAGAAGTCTTTTTCTGATCTTTTCAAGCggtttgagaaacagaaagaggtgATCGAAGGCTACCGTGCG AACGAAGAGTCCCTGAAGCAATGTGTGGAGGGCTACATAGGGAGGATCGAGAAGGAGGGCCAGAGGTACCAGGCGCTGAAGGCCCACGCAGAGGAGAAGCTCCAGCT GGCCAACGAGGAGATCGCGCAGGTCCGCAGCAAGGCCCAGGCGGAGGCTCTGGCGCTGCAGGCAGTCCTGAGGAAGGAGCAGATGCGGGTCCACTCCCTGGAGAAGGTCGTGGAGCAGAAG ACTAAGGAAAACGATGAACTGACCAGGATCTGTGACGACCTCATTTCCAAGATGGAGAAAATCTGA
- the TACC3 gene encoding transforming acidic coiled-coil-containing protein 3 isoform X6, whose product MSLHIFSDKNVTDDKSTENCDFLFSPLEVTGRLPVLRLSQKENVPPKSTAKAVKVTFQTPLRDPQTHRILSPSMSSKLEVFLALGDTPGLENSHQVWTQKENQQFTQETETRTTNGILQKPAVEGANLPPGFVRPASEDRLPSGPACAGLGPSSFPQMPESVENQVASSGQVSSSPEQAWEEHVHSHSSEESVASTPKILEHPPGMASQDTDRAEDPCSLPGENPDAVPASRVGAAPAPGTPPGGAHAGEPHTDLPGEGPGGPEATAPAGPVEAGGAPAPSAQSEEGRGQEASSLRSGPVRLEFDFPDDATSKKPPPLRKRGTAPGLKPPSRRPEMRQEKATMAAGEGPDPPPRGSGSLDGDKLDDPDFNPCGGDREAWPPEHPQSRPAGPAAAEDSSPSQQVLSASADDTPGVQSPAGTTGAASEEGSSGSSGAPAPTSSPSTESVTAPADPAPPAPQGLEPALDLTGEHFRDPTEVLGTGAEVDYLEQFGASSFKESALRKQSLYLKFDPLLQDSPRRPVPAAPETSSARGVDTPSSGSPPEAKLVELDFLGTPGVPALGPIPCDLGPGGPLLPVGPIVDVLQYSQRDLDTAVEATQKENEALRSQCAELHTRILEMGKIMDGFEGTVYQAMEEAQKQKELARVEIQKVLKEKDQLTADLHSMEKSFSDLFKRFEKQKEVIEGYRANEESLKQCVEGYIGRIEKEGQRYQALKAHAEEKLQLANEEIAQVRSKAQAEALALQAVLRKEQMRVHSLEKVVEQKTKENDELTRICDDLISKMEKI is encoded by the exons ATGAGTCTGCACATCTTCAGTGACAAGAATGTCACTGATGACAAAAGCACAGAGAACTGTGACTTCCTGTTTTCACCACTGGAAGTTACCGGAAGGTTGCCTGTACTCCGTCTGTCACAGAAAGAAAATGTGCCACCCAAGAGCACAGCCAAAGCAGTGAAG gTGACTTTTCAGACACCTCTGCGGGATCCACAGACACACAGGATTTTAAGTCCCAGCATGAGCAGCAAACTTGAAGTTTTTTTAGCTCTGGGCGACACCCCTGGATTAGAAAACTCCCACCAAGTCTGGACCCAGAAGGAGAA CCAACAGTTTACCCAGGAAACAGAGACCAGAACAACTAATGGAATTCTGCAGAAGCCAGCAGTGGAGGGGGCCAACCTTCCTCCAGGGTTCGTGAGACCAGCATCTGAAGACAGGCTTCCCAGTGGGCCCGCCTGTGCCGGTCTGGGTCCCTCAAGCTTCCCTCAAATGCCAGAAAGTGTTGAAAACCAAGTGGCATCTTCAGGACAAGTGTCGAGCAGCCCTGAACAAGCTTGGGAGGAGCACGTCCATTCTCATTCCTCAGAGGAAAGTGTTGCATCCACCCCCAAGATTCTAGAACACCCTCCCGGGATGGCGTCCCAAGACACAGACAGAGCAGAGGACCCGTGTAGCCTCCCAGGAGAAAACCCGGACGCGGTTCCTGCTTCCCGCGTGGGGGCTGCTCCAGCTCCCGGTACTCCCCCCGGAGGAGCCCACGCAGGGGAGCCCCACACAGACCTGCCTGGCGAGGGCCCCGGGGGCCCCGAGGCCACTGCCCCTGCCGGCCCTGTGGAGGCTGGAGgggccccagcccccagtgctcagagtgaggagggcaggggccaggaggCCAGCTCTTTGAGAAGCGGGCCTGTGAGGCTAGAATTTGACTTCCCTGATGATGCCACCAGCAAAAAGCCACCTCCGCTGAGGAAACGAGGGACGGCCCCAGGTCTCAAACCGCCCTCAAGGAGACCAGAGATGAGGCAGGAAAAGGCCACCATGGCTGCGGGTGAGGGTCCTGATCCCCCTCCACGAGGGTCTGGCAGCCTGGATGGGGACAAGCTGGATGACCCAGACTTTAACCCATGTGGAGGTGACAGAGAGGCCTGGCCCCCGGAGCACCCCCAGAGCAGGCCAGCCGGGCCTGCAGCCGCAGAGGACTCATCACCAAGCCA GCAGGTGCTTTCAGCCTCAGCAGATGACACACCTGGGGTACAGAGCCCAGCAGGGACCACAGGAGCTGCAAGTGAG GAGGGATCCTCAGGCTCTTCGGGTGCACCAGCTCCCACTAGCAGCCCGAGCACTGAGTCAGTGACCGCGCCTGCCGACCCCGCGCCCCCTGCCCCTCAGGGCCTGGAGCCCGCCTTGGACCTGACTGGGGAGCACTTCCGAGACCCCACTGAGG TTCTAGGCACGGGGGCTGAAGTCGACTACCTGGAGCAGTTTGGGGCTTCCTCG TTTAAGGAGTCAGCCCTGAGGAAGCAGTCCTTGTACCTCAAGTTCGACCCGCTCCTGCAGGACAGCCCTCGGAGACCGGTGCCCGCAGCCCCTGAGACCAGCAG CGCACGGGGTGTGGACACGCCTTCCTCGGGAAGCCCCCCCGAGGCGAAGCTGGTGGAACTGGACTTCCTCGGCACCCCGGGTGTTCCC GCACTTGGCCCGATTCCATGTGACCTCGGGCCCGGGGGCCCGCTGTTGCCCGTGGGGCCCATTGTGGACGTGCTGCAGTACAGCCAGAGGGACCTGGACACAGCG GTGGAAGCAACACAGAAGGAGAACGAGGCACTGAGGAGCCAGTGCGCCGAGCTCCACACCAGGATCCTGGAGATGGG GAAGATCATGGATGGGTTTGAGGGGACCGTGTATCAAGCGATGG AGGAGGCTCAGAAACAGAAGGAACTTGCCAGAGTTGAGATCCAGAAGGTTCTGAAGGAAAAGGACCAGCTTACTGCAGACTTGCACTCCATGGAGAAGTCTTTTTCTGATCTTTTCAAGCggtttgagaaacagaaagaggtgATCGAAGGCTACCGTGCG AACGAAGAGTCCCTGAAGCAATGTGTGGAGGGCTACATAGGGAGGATCGAGAAGGAGGGCCAGAGGTACCAGGCGCTGAAGGCCCACGCAGAGGAGAAGCTCCAGCT GGCCAACGAGGAGATCGCGCAGGTCCGCAGCAAGGCCCAGGCGGAGGCTCTGGCGCTGCAGGCAGTCCTGAGGAAGGAGCAGATGCGGGTCCACTCCCTGGAGAAGGTCGTGGAGCAGAAG ACTAAGGAAAACGATGAACTGACCAGGATCTGTGACGACCTCATTTCCAAGATGGAGAAAATCTGA
- the TACC3 gene encoding transforming acidic coiled-coil-containing protein 3 isoform X7: MSLHIFSDKNVTDDKSTENCDFLFSPLEVTGRLPVLRLSQKENVPPKSTAKAVKVTFQTPLRDPQTHRILSPSMSSKLEVFLALGDTPGLENSHQVWTQKENQQFTQETETRTTNGILQKPAVEGANLPPGFVRPASEDRLPSGPACAGLGPSSFPQMPESVENQVASSGQVSSSPEQAWEEHVHSHSSEESVASTPKILEHPPGMASQDTDRAEDPCSLPGENPDAVPASRVGAAPAPGTPPGGAHAGEPHTDLPGEGPGGPEATAPAGPVEAGGAPAPSAQSEEGRGQEASSLRSGPVRLEFDFPDDATSKKPPPLRKRGTAPGLKPPSRRPEMRQEKATMAAGEGPDPPPRGSGSLDGDKLDDPDFNPCGGDREAWPPEHPQSRPAGPAAAEDSSPSQQVLSASADDTPGVQSPAGTTGAASEEGSSGSSGAPAPTSSPSTESVTAPADPAPPAPQGLEPALDLTGEHFRDPTEGVPRGPGHIVLTVGGAAQPFSAGPHLLPLHGQHPRASCTASRLHTVLAACHGPPPTSHICPLLGTGAEVDYLEQFGASSAMICLGLSQALRAVVSGMPLNLLPLPQQFKESALRKQSLYLKFDPLLQDSPRRPVPAAPETSSARGVDTPSSGSPPEAKLVELDFLGTPGVPALGPIPCDLGPGGPLLPVGPIVDVLQYSQRDLDTAVEATQKENEALRSQCAELHTRILEMGKIMDGFEGTVYQAMGPAWEDHRRATVTSPQWVLRPPALVSCHGCPPIPSAGFLS; encoded by the exons ATGAGTCTGCACATCTTCAGTGACAAGAATGTCACTGATGACAAAAGCACAGAGAACTGTGACTTCCTGTTTTCACCACTGGAAGTTACCGGAAGGTTGCCTGTACTCCGTCTGTCACAGAAAGAAAATGTGCCACCCAAGAGCACAGCCAAAGCAGTGAAG gTGACTTTTCAGACACCTCTGCGGGATCCACAGACACACAGGATTTTAAGTCCCAGCATGAGCAGCAAACTTGAAGTTTTTTTAGCTCTGGGCGACACCCCTGGATTAGAAAACTCCCACCAAGTCTGGACCCAGAAGGAGAA CCAACAGTTTACCCAGGAAACAGAGACCAGAACAACTAATGGAATTCTGCAGAAGCCAGCAGTGGAGGGGGCCAACCTTCCTCCAGGGTTCGTGAGACCAGCATCTGAAGACAGGCTTCCCAGTGGGCCCGCCTGTGCCGGTCTGGGTCCCTCAAGCTTCCCTCAAATGCCAGAAAGTGTTGAAAACCAAGTGGCATCTTCAGGACAAGTGTCGAGCAGCCCTGAACAAGCTTGGGAGGAGCACGTCCATTCTCATTCCTCAGAGGAAAGTGTTGCATCCACCCCCAAGATTCTAGAACACCCTCCCGGGATGGCGTCCCAAGACACAGACAGAGCAGAGGACCCGTGTAGCCTCCCAGGAGAAAACCCGGACGCGGTTCCTGCTTCCCGCGTGGGGGCTGCTCCAGCTCCCGGTACTCCCCCCGGAGGAGCCCACGCAGGGGAGCCCCACACAGACCTGCCTGGCGAGGGCCCCGGGGGCCCCGAGGCCACTGCCCCTGCCGGCCCTGTGGAGGCTGGAGgggccccagcccccagtgctcagagtgaggagggcaggggccaggaggCCAGCTCTTTGAGAAGCGGGCCTGTGAGGCTAGAATTTGACTTCCCTGATGATGCCACCAGCAAAAAGCCACCTCCGCTGAGGAAACGAGGGACGGCCCCAGGTCTCAAACCGCCCTCAAGGAGACCAGAGATGAGGCAGGAAAAGGCCACCATGGCTGCGGGTGAGGGTCCTGATCCCCCTCCACGAGGGTCTGGCAGCCTGGATGGGGACAAGCTGGATGACCCAGACTTTAACCCATGTGGAGGTGACAGAGAGGCCTGGCCCCCGGAGCACCCCCAGAGCAGGCCAGCCGGGCCTGCAGCCGCAGAGGACTCATCACCAAGCCA GCAGGTGCTTTCAGCCTCAGCAGATGACACACCTGGGGTACAGAGCCCAGCAGGGACCACAGGAGCTGCAAGTGAG GAGGGATCCTCAGGCTCTTCGGGTGCACCAGCTCCCACTAGCAGCCCGAGCACTGAGTCAGTGACCGCGCCTGCCGACCCCGCGCCCCCTGCCCCTCAGGGCCTGGAGCCCGCCTTGGACCTGACTGGGGAGCACTTCCGAGACCCCACTGAGG GTGTACCTAGAGGACCTGGTCACATTGTGCTGACTGTGGGAGGAGCCGCCCAGCCGTTCTCCGCAGGCCCACACCTCTTACCCCTCCATGGGCAGCACCCAAGGGCCAGCTGCACAGCGTCCCGCCTGCACACGGTGCTGGCTGCATGTCACGGTCCCCCACCAACGAGCCACATTTGTCCAC TTCTAGGCACGGGGGCTGAAGTCGACTACCTGGAGCAGTTTGGGGCTTCCTCG GCCATGATCTGCCTGGGCCTGTCCCAGGCTCTGCGGGCTGTCGTGTCGGGGATGCCGCTGAACCTGCTCCCCCTACCGCAGCAGTTTAAGGAGTCAGCCCTGAGGAAGCAGTCCTTGTACCTCAAGTTCGACCCGCTCCTGCAGGACAGCCCTCGGAGACCGGTGCCCGCAGCCCCTGAGACCAGCAG CGCACGGGGTGTGGACACGCCTTCCTCGGGAAGCCCCCCCGAGGCGAAGCTGGTGGAACTGGACTTCCTCGGCACCCCGGGTGTTCCC GCACTTGGCCCGATTCCATGTGACCTCGGGCCCGGGGGCCCGCTGTTGCCCGTGGGGCCCATTGTGGACGTGCTGCAGTACAGCCAGAGGGACCTGGACACAGCG GTGGAAGCAACACAGAAGGAGAACGAGGCACTGAGGAGCCAGTGCGCCGAGCTCCACACCAGGATCCTGGAGATGGG GAAGATCATGGATGGGTTTGAGGGGACCGTGTATCAAGCGATGG GTCCTGCCTGGGAAGATCACAGGAGAGCGACCGTCACCTCGCCCCAGTGGGTCCTCCGGCCGCCCGCCCTGGTCTCTTGCCATGGGTGTCCCCCAATCCCAAGTGCTGGTTTTCTTTCCTGA